In Falco naumanni isolate bFalNau1 chromosome 5, bFalNau1.pat, whole genome shotgun sequence, the following are encoded in one genomic region:
- the BBS10 gene encoding Bardet-Biedl syndrome 10 protein: MAARPELGRLAQEAAALAGAVRGALGPRGGRALLVRPGGEALLTRDGRRLLEALSLEPPTARMMAACACSHRAATGDGAKTFVVLLAGVLGGLRAAGGGGLRRALRAFEARVLERAVARGLRRHLRALGGRQPEWGALEALLEAYLGGRLGPGERRPLARLCSEYCRRCAPAAGPRPQVLRLLGRRFAELHAAVAGLPVASSRILPGLVLRRDFAAYCPAGGGELRAVLVTEALRPTLSAPGTEFVVDSEGQYQASLCWITQRTEALMKRLQRNSVKLLLSSVKQEEVVIHYAKLYGVSVVECLSLEEVALICEITGVSPYMPFSDNTDGEITETAVATFCQPLLLGSKRCVHIGFTSACAFQPHCLILCGPVEGVNEQHAAALQGAFTMLQQLFKTVDRREEHQGEGESQIEALDVCSWHSSAIQKQLVTESISCNSNQVSERQLKAHRDETETQIVNPGLQGSEYPACVQTDLQIPSNLILHIKEFDVASEGDGSSRNVRKQHAKCEHTSNMHEDHRSDSSVVGQKNCSTAVSATHNVNTVTVCERLGVGKDLEKTSCNIVPSKHEKSCISITQNYSDALIEAGSVLPVGGYFEILLHYYIQYYAQQVEQSEVAVISNVVADALLSIPKSLYNTTEQNSFTKFYLKAIHSLRKNQPLPVNEKGLELVYCKYQLVISVLHCVTELLSIDLIIGIKRLLQKNEDYDSEDDF, encoded by the exons ATGGCGGCGCGGCCGGAGCTGGGGCGGCTGGCgcaggaggcggcggcgctggcgggCGCGGTGCGCGGCGCCCtggggccgcggggcgggcgggcgctgcTGGTGCGGCCCGGCGGCGAGGCGCTGCTCACGCGGGACGGGCGGCGCCTGCTGGAGGCGCTCAGCCTGGAGCCGCCGACGGCCAG GATGATGGCGGCCTGCGCCTGCAGCCACCGCGCCGCGACGGGGGACGGCGCCAAGACGTTCGTGGTGCTGCTGGCCGGCGTGCTGGGCGGCctgcgggcggcgggcggcggcggcctgCGGCGGGCGCTGCGGGCCTTCGAGGCGCGGGTGCTGGAGCGGGCCGTGGCGCGGGGCCTGCGGCGGCACCTGCGGGCCCTGGGCGGGCGGCAGCCGGAGTGGGGCGCGCTGGAGGCGCTGCTGGAGGCCTACCTGGGCGGCCGGCTGGGGCCGGGCGAGCGGCGGCCGTTGGCGCGGCTCTGCAGCGAGTACTGCCGCCGCTgcgccccggccgccggcccccgcccgcagGTGCTGCGACTCCTGGGCCGCCGCTTCGCGGAGCTGCACGCCGCCGTGGCCGGCCTCCCCGTGGCGAGCTCCAGGATCCTGCCCGGCCTCGTCCTGCGCAGGGACTTCGCGGCCTactgcccggcgggggggggggagctgcgggCCGTGCTGGTCACCGAGGCCCTCCGGCCCACCCTCTCGGCCCCCGGCACAGAGTTCGTCGTCGACTCCGAGGGCCAGTACCAGGCTTCCCTGTGCTGGATCACGCAGAGGACGGAAGCCTTAATGAAACGCTTGCAGCGCAATAGCGTTAAGCTGTTACTGTCGAGCGTGAAGCAAGAGGAGGTCGTTATCCACTATGCAAAATTATATGGTGTCTCAGTGGTAGAGTGCTTATCGTTGGAAGAAGTGGCCCTTATCTGTGAAATTACAGGAGTGTCGCCTTATATGCCTTTCAGTGATAACACAGACGGAGAAATCACTGAAACCGCAGTGGCAACGTTTTGTCAGCCCTTGCTGCTCGGATCAAAAAGGTGTGTTCACATTGGCTTCACCAGCGCGTGCGCCTTTCAGCCCCATTGCCTAATTCTTTGTGGGCCCGTTGAGGGTGTTAATgagcagcatgctgctgctttacaaGGGGCATTTACAATGTTGCAGCAGCTATTTAAAACGGTTGATCGGAGGGAGGAACACCAAGGAGAAGGTGAAAGCCAGATTGAAGCCTTAGATGTTTGCAGTTGGCATTCTTCAGCTATTCAGAAGCAGCTCGTAACAGAAAGTATTTCTTGTAACAGTAATCAGGTTTCTGAACGCCAACTGAAAGCACATAGGGATGAAACAGAGACACAAATTGTCAACCCTGGTTTGCAGGGAAGTGAATACCCAGCATGTGTGCAGACAGACTTGCAAATACCTTCAAATCTCATCTTGCACATCAAAGAATTTGATGTTGCCAGTGAAGGAGATGGCTCTTCAAGAAATGTACGGAAACAGCATGCAAAATGCGAGCATACGAGCAACATGCACGAGGACCATAGAAGTGATTCAAGTGTAGTCGGTCAAAAGAACTGCAGCACGGCTGTATCGGCAACACATAATGTTAATACAGTCACTGTGTGTGAACGCCTAGGTGTTGGCAAAGACCTAGAGAAAACAAGTTGCAATATAGTTCCATCTAAACATGAAAAGAGTTGTATAAGTATTACACAGAATTATTCAGATGCCCTCATAGAAGCAGGATCAGTTTTGCCAGTCGGAGGTTACTTCGAAATTCTGTTACATTATTATATTCAGTACTATGCACAACAGGTTGAGCAGTCAGAGGTGGCAGTCATATCTAATGTAGTTGCCGATGCTTTGCTAAGTATTCCCAAGTCTTTGTACAacacaacagaacaaaacagctTTACCAAATTCTATCTCAAAGCCATACATTCACTCAGAAAAAATCAGCCACTGCCTGTGAATGAGAAAGGCTTAGAGCTGGTGTATTGCAAATACCAGTTAGtcatttcagttcttcattGTGTTACAGAGCTCCTCTCCATAGATTTAATAATTGGTATTAAGCGgctgctgcaaaaaaatgaGGATTATGACTCAGAAGATGACTTCTGA